From a single Azospirillum fermentarium genomic region:
- a CDS encoding UDP-N-acetylmuramoyl-L-alanyl-D-glutamate--2,6-diaminopimelate ligase, whose protein sequence is MLLSRLLRQNSADAPAAVLARDVDVTGLTADSRRVGQGSLFAALPGAKLDGRAFIPQAVAAGAAAVLAPEGTALPAGCGDAVLITDPEPRLAFARMAAAFHDFRQPAVTVAVTGTNGKTSTAQFARQIWETLGHKAAAVGTLGVTAPGIDHYGAMTTPDPVALHGILADLQGAGITHMAMEASSHGLDQFRLDGVRLAAAGFTNLTRDHLDYHGTLDAYFAAKAMLFERVLPEGAAAVLNADVPEFTTLSEIAAEKNRRVFSYGMAGRDIRVLGVHPLPHGQRLELLVEERPFTIDLPLAGRFQAWNALCALGMVIGAGTPAEQAVPALARLTGVPGRLQHVATHPNGAPVFVDFAHTPDALETVLKALRTHTGNRLVVVFGCGGDRDRGKRPIMGRLAADLADRVIVTDDNPRTEDPAFVRGEVMAGCPGAEEIGDRRAAIREAVRGLAPDDVLVLAGKGHEHGQIVGTTVHPFDDADEARAAVAAVTQEIGA, encoded by the coding sequence TTGCTGCTGTCCCGACTCCTGCGCCAAAACAGCGCTGACGCACCCGCCGCCGTCCTGGCGCGGGATGTGGACGTCACGGGGCTGACCGCGGATTCCCGCCGGGTCGGCCAGGGGAGCCTTTTCGCCGCCCTGCCCGGCGCGAAGCTGGACGGACGCGCCTTCATCCCCCAGGCCGTGGCCGCCGGGGCCGCCGCCGTGCTGGCGCCCGAGGGCACCGCCCTGCCCGCCGGGTGCGGCGATGCCGTGCTGATCACCGATCCCGAACCGCGGCTGGCCTTTGCCCGCATGGCCGCGGCGTTTCATGATTTCCGCCAGCCCGCCGTGACGGTGGCGGTCACCGGCACCAACGGCAAGACCTCCACCGCCCAGTTCGCCCGCCAGATCTGGGAAACGCTGGGCCACAAGGCGGCGGCGGTGGGCACGCTGGGGGTGACGGCGCCGGGCATCGACCATTACGGCGCCATGACCACCCCCGACCCGGTGGCGCTGCACGGCATCCTGGCCGACCTTCAGGGCGCCGGCATCACCCACATGGCAATGGAAGCCTCCAGCCACGGGTTGGACCAGTTCCGGCTGGACGGGGTGCGGCTGGCCGCGGCGGGCTTCACCAACCTGACCCGCGACCATCTGGATTACCACGGCACGCTGGACGCCTATTTCGCGGCCAAGGCCATGCTGTTCGAGCGCGTGCTGCCCGAAGGGGCGGCGGCGGTGCTGAACGCCGACGTGCCCGAATTCACCACCCTGTCGGAAATCGCCGCGGAGAAAAACCGCCGGGTGTTCAGCTATGGCATGGCCGGGCGGGACATCCGGGTTCTGGGCGTCCACCCCCTGCCCCACGGGCAGCGGCTGGAGTTGCTGGTGGAAGAACGCCCCTTCACCATCGACCTGCCGCTGGCGGGCCGGTTCCAGGCATGGAACGCGCTGTGCGCGCTGGGCATGGTGATCGGCGCCGGCACCCCGGCGGAACAGGCGGTGCCGGCGCTGGCCCGGCTGACCGGGGTTCCGGGGCGGCTGCAGCATGTGGCGACCCATCCCAACGGCGCCCCGGTGTTCGTGGATTTCGCCCACACCCCCGACGCGCTGGAAACCGTGCTGAAGGCGCTGCGCACCCACACCGGCAACCGTCTGGTGGTGGTGTTCGGCTGCGGCGGCGACCGCGACCGCGGCAAGCGCCCGATCATGGGCCGGCTGGCCGCCGACCTGGCCGACCGGGTGATCGTGACCGACGACAACCCCCGCACCGAAGACCCCGCCTTCGTCCGCGGCGAGGTAATGGCCGGTTGCCCCGGTGCCGAAGAGATCGGCGACCGCCGCGCCGCCATCCGCGAAGCGGTGCGCGGGCTGGCCCCCGACGACGTGCTGGTGCTGGCCGGCAAGGGCCACGAGCACGGCCAGATCGTCGGCACCACCGTCCACCCCTTCGACGACGCCGACGAGGCCCGCGCCGCGGTGGCCGCGGTGACCCAGGAGATCGGCGCATGA
- a CDS encoding UDP-N-acetylmuramoylalanyl-D-glutamyl-2,6-diaminopimelate--D-alanyl-D-alanine ligase, with product MTGTLPILWTDEDAAAATGGRATGTRWQATGVSIDSRTVKPGDLFIAIKGPSFDGHAFVAQALDKGAAAALVSDVPPGVAGDAPLLAVDDTLAAMTDLGRRSRVRTRARVIGVTGSVGKTGTKEALRHVLSAQAPTFATEGSLNNHWGVPLSLARMPADSAYAVFEMGMNHAGELGPLSRLVHPQVAVITTVEPAHMEFFASVEAIADAKAEIFDGMGPGGVAVLNRDNPHFARLLAAARTQGLTVKSFGTHEEADARLLAADLGPDDSRVSARIGGAAVDYTIALPGRHWVMNSLAVLLAVKAAGGGVPAAAAAFATLPSVKGRGVRSRVTTTDGAAFTLIDESYNASPAAMEAAFAVLGRLAPTDGGRRLAVLGDMREMGSKADSLHTGLAPALLAAGIDTVYCCGPHMRALFDTLPAAVRGAWAEDSAALAPLVAERVAGGDVVLVKGSAGSRMARVVEALSALGRSNDDNNPSPTPAAAPGQRG from the coding sequence ATGACCGGTACTCTCCCCATCCTGTGGACCGATGAGGACGCCGCCGCCGCCACCGGCGGGCGCGCCACCGGCACCCGGTGGCAGGCCACCGGCGTGTCCATCGACAGCCGCACGGTGAAGCCCGGCGACCTGTTCATCGCCATCAAGGGGCCGAGCTTCGACGGCCACGCCTTCGTAGCCCAGGCGCTGGACAAGGGGGCTGCCGCCGCCCTGGTCAGCGACGTGCCCCCCGGCGTGGCCGGCGATGCGCCGCTGCTGGCGGTTGACGACACCCTGGCGGCCATGACCGACCTGGGCCGCCGGTCGCGGGTGCGGACCCGTGCGCGGGTGATCGGCGTCACCGGGTCGGTGGGCAAGACCGGCACCAAGGAGGCGCTGCGCCACGTGCTGTCGGCGCAAGCCCCCACCTTCGCCACCGAAGGCTCGCTGAACAACCATTGGGGCGTGCCCCTGTCGCTGGCGCGCATGCCGGCGGACAGCGCCTATGCCGTGTTCGAGATGGGCATGAACCACGCGGGCGAGCTGGGGCCACTGTCCCGGCTGGTCCATCCGCAGGTGGCCGTCATCACCACGGTGGAACCGGCGCACATGGAATTCTTCGCGTCGGTGGAGGCCATCGCCGACGCCAAGGCGGAAATCTTCGACGGCATGGGACCGGGCGGGGTGGCGGTGCTGAACCGCGACAACCCCCATTTCGCCCGCCTGCTGGCCGCGGCCCGCACCCAGGGCCTGACGGTCAAGAGCTTCGGCACCCACGAGGAGGCGGACGCCCGCCTGCTGGCCGCCGATCTCGGCCCCGACGACAGCCGGGTGTCCGCCCGCATCGGCGGGGCGGCGGTGGACTACACCATCGCCCTGCCCGGCCGGCACTGGGTGATGAACAGCCTGGCCGTGCTGCTGGCGGTGAAGGCCGCCGGGGGTGGCGTGCCGGCGGCAGCGGCGGCCTTCGCCACCCTGCCCTCGGTCAAGGGCCGCGGGGTGCGCAGCCGCGTCACCACCACGGACGGCGCCGCCTTCACCCTGATCGACGAGAGCTACAACGCCAGCCCGGCGGCCATGGAGGCGGCCTTCGCCGTTCTGGGCCGGCTGGCGCCCACCGACGGCGGGCGGCGGCTGGCGGTGCTGGGCGACATGCGCGAAATGGGGAGCAAGGCCGATTCTTTGCACACCGGCCTTGCCCCAGCACTGCTTGCCGCCGGGATCGACACCGTTTACTGCTGCGGCCCCCACATGCGCGCCCTGTTCGACACCCTGCCCGCCGCCGTCCGCGGCGCGTGGGCCGAGGACAGCGCCGCCCTGGCCCCCCTGGTCGCAGAACGCGTTGCCGGTGGCGACGTGGTGCTGGTCAAGGGGTCCGCGGGCAGCCGCATGGCACGGGTGGTCGAGGCGCTGAGCGCCCTTGGCCGCTCCAACGACGACAACAACCCCTCCCCGACGCCCGCCGCGGCGCCCGGTCAGCGAGGCTGA